One Streptomyces sp. NBC_00102 DNA segment encodes these proteins:
- the paaC gene encoding 1,2-phenylacetyl-CoA epoxidase subunit PaaC — translation MAGALALGDDALVLSHRLGEWAGHAPVLEEEVALANIALDLLGQARVLLSLVGDEDALAYLREERAFRNTQLVEQENGDFARTVARQLYFSVYQRLLYERLAAGRSEFRALAAKAVKEVAYHQDHAEQWTLRLGDGTGESHRRMREGLDGLWKFTGELLQPVEGVDVDWQSLGEDWLATVTDVLERATLPLPTGPRSGAWTAGAGRQGLHTEPFGRMIAEMQHLHRSHPGASW, via the coding sequence ATGGCCGGCGCCCTCGCCCTGGGCGACGACGCGCTGGTGCTGTCGCACCGGCTGGGGGAGTGGGCCGGTCACGCCCCGGTGCTGGAGGAGGAGGTCGCCCTCGCCAACATCGCCCTGGACCTGCTCGGCCAGGCCCGCGTACTCCTCTCGCTCGTCGGCGACGAGGACGCACTCGCCTATCTCCGCGAAGAACGCGCCTTCCGCAACACCCAGCTGGTCGAACAGGAGAACGGCGACTTCGCCCGCACCGTCGCCCGCCAGCTCTACTTCTCCGTCTACCAACGCCTGCTGTACGAACGGCTGGCGGCCGGCCGGAGCGAGTTCCGGGCGCTGGCGGCGAAGGCGGTCAAGGAGGTCGCCTACCACCAGGACCACGCCGAACAGTGGACCCTGCGCCTCGGCGACGGCACCGGGGAGAGCCACCGGCGGATGCGCGAAGGTCTCGACGGGCTCTGGAAGTTCACCGGCGAGCTCCTCCAGCCCGTCGAGGGAGTCGACGTCGACTGGCAGTCCTTGGGCGAGGACTGGCTCGCCACCGTCACGGACGTACTGGAGCGGGCCACCCTCCCGCTGCCCACCGGCCCGAGGAGCGGCGCGTGGACGGCGGGGGCCGGCCGGCAGGGACTGCACACCGAACCCTTCGGACGGATGATCGCCGAGATGCAGCACCTCCACCGCAGCCACCCGGGGGCGTCATGGTGA
- the paaB gene encoding 1,2-phenylacetyl-CoA epoxidase subunit PaaB encodes MSGSTDWPLWEVFVRSRRGLSHTHAGSLHAPDATMALRNARDLYTRRAEGVSIWVVPSTSVTASSPDEKDSFFEPAADKPYRHPTFYEIPEGVRHL; translated from the coding sequence ATGAGCGGCTCGACCGACTGGCCCCTGTGGGAGGTGTTCGTCCGCTCCCGCCGGGGGCTCTCCCACACCCACGCGGGCAGCCTGCACGCCCCCGACGCCACCATGGCCCTGCGCAACGCACGGGACCTCTACACCCGCCGCGCGGAGGGCGTCTCGATCTGGGTGGTGCCCTCCACCTCGGTCACCGCCTCCTCCCCCGACGAGAAGGACTCCTTCTTCGAGCCGGCCGCCGACAAGCCCTACCGCCACCCGACCTTCTACGAGATCCCGGAAGGGGTGCGGCACCTGTGA